AACCATCTTTCTCCAAGTTGATAGATTTCAAAGATTTTGCTTCTCCCAATGCCACACTGCGAGTCAGAAAACCATTTCACTTGCTAGATGAAGAATACATAGCCAAATTTGAAAAGGGCATCGCACTGATGAAAGCCCTCCCTCATGATGACCCACGTAGCTTTATTCAACAAGCTAAGGTTCATTGCGCTTATTGCAACGGAGCTTATCACNTTTATNANCCTTTTCANGAGACCNAANTCGACNTTCACTCATCTTGGTTTTTCTTTCCCTTCCATCGTTGGTACATATACTTCTTCGAACGAATTTTGGGGAACCTAATTGGTGACCCTGACTTTGCTTTACCATTTTGGAATTGGGATTCTATAGAGGCCATGCAAATGCCGTCTTGTTTCNCAAACCCCAACTCCTCACTTTTTCACNAACTCCGAAACCAGAAACACTTGCCACCCCACGTGNTTGANNTGAACTATGNAGTTGGCAATATCGACGTCCCTTCTCATCAACAAGTTCTGTATAATTTAGTCACCATGTACAAGCAAATGGTGCTGGCAAGCACCACTGAATTGTTCATGGGAAGCCCTTTNCGACTAGGGGATAACCCTCNTCCTGGTATTGGTTCTGTGGAGGCTGCTCCNCATAACACTNTTCATNCATGGGTTGGTGGAGCTGATACTCCANANCATGAGGACATGGGAACNTTCTACACAGCTGCTAGAGACCCCATTTTCTATGGNCATCACTCGAACTTGGATCGAATGTGGNCGATATGGAAAACACTGGGAGAAGGAAGAANGGAGTATANTGATCAAGATTGGTTAGATTCTGAGTTTTTCTTCTACGATGAGAATGCTAATTTTGTTCGTGTTAAGGTAAGAGATtgcattgataataaaaaattgggGTACGTGTACCAAGATGTTGATCTTGCATGGCTGCGTACG
The DNA window shown above is from Vigna radiata var. radiata cultivar VC1973A unplaced genomic scaffold, Vradiata_ver6 scaffold_122, whole genome shotgun sequence and carries:
- the LOC106752978 gene encoding polyphenol oxidase I, chloroplastic-like, coding for MNTPSKLLPLFFALILFLFLSIPLLNTDFSLSTAIKIICRRTYKPSHGXATTSNQRDRNIDHSSSISRAISXNISECFPAVLPSNAITXTDCCPXKPSFSKLIDFKDFASPNATLRVRKPFHLLDEEYIAKFEKGIALMKALPHDDPRSFIQQAKVHCAYCNGAYHXYXPFXETXXDXHSSWFFFPFHRWYIYFFERILGNLIGDPDFALPFWNWDSIEAMQMPSCFXNPNSSLFHXLRNQKHLPPHVXXXNYXVGNIDVPSHQQVLYNLVTMYKQMVLASTTELFMGSPXRLGDNPXPGIGSVEAAPHNTXHXWVGGADTPXHEDMGTFYTAARDPIFYGHHSNLDRMWXIWKTLGEGRXEYXDQDWLDSEFFFYDENANFVRVKVRDCIDNKKLGYVYQDVDLAWLRTPPTSRKSKLLRQKKKAQVLSSKPRKLPLVLDSITSVIVKRPKKLRSREEKEEEEEVLVIEGIEFGSDKYVKFDVHVDDDEERLSNPDETELVGSFVHLYHGHGYNISTSFKVGLSKVLENLEAEEDDDVLVTLVPRMGKGEVTLENIKIEFIPREPKD